In Nilaparvata lugens isolate BPH chromosome 5, ASM1435652v1, whole genome shotgun sequence, the following proteins share a genomic window:
- the LOC120351637 gene encoding uncharacterized protein LOC120351637: protein MDKSHRASSSSFLLPDSPPPERELNYWEQQKQQKSLSSAATYAATAAASTSGTSSDPLKKQGIFVQDEDSSIIIPDSSPLPQATWAPRRAALTSVPAPKQSVKRGLFVDDDEEPGVLTQSKKRVVDEDSSITPLLREEEEEAENEMETEELLAIINRTEKPWTPLRQLVENTPYPIVAVRQITNQHGRRIILKVHLTASRLTDIYMPERYTQGLTSKDVDHFDKNCKNLCLFVKHVNAFLTDINIVKCKISKFGI from the exons ATGGACAAGTCACACCGTGCATCCTCATCCTCATTCTTATTACCAGACAGCCCGCCTCCGGAGAGGGAGCTGAACTACTGGGAACAGCAGAAGCAGCAGAAAAGCCTCAGCTCAGCTGCCACCTATGCTGCTACAGCTGCTGCCTCCACCTCTGGCACCTCCTCAGATCCCTTGAAGAAACAAGGGATCTTCGTCCAAGATGAGGATTCCAGCATCATCATCCCAGACAGCAGCCCTCTCCCGCAAGCTACTTGGGCACCACGCCGAGCGGCCCTCACATCGGTACCCGCCCCCAAGCAGTCAGTTAAGCGGGGGTTGTTTGTCGACGACGATGAGGAGCCCGgcgtcctcactcaatcaaag aaacgtgtggTGGATGAGGACAGCTCCATAACGCCTCTTTtgcgggaggaggaggaggaagcggAGAACGAGATGGAGACGGAGGAGTTGCTTGCGATTATTAATCGGACAGAGAAACCGTGGACGCCTCTCCGGCAGTTGGTGGAGAACACGCCGTACCCCATCGTGGCGGTACGCCAGATTACCAACCAACATGGTCGGCGCATAATATTAAAAGTCCATTTGACAGCTTCACGACTGACGGACATATACATGCCGGAGAGGTACACCCAGGGTTTGACCTCTAAAGACGTCGATCATTTCGACAAAAATTGCAAAAATCTTTGTCTCTTTGTGaagcatgttaatgcttttTTAACTGACATAAATATTGTCAAGTGCAAAATTAGCAAATTTGGCATTTGA